A genomic window from Anthonomus grandis grandis chromosome 4, icAntGran1.3, whole genome shotgun sequence includes:
- the LOC126734803 gene encoding uncharacterized protein LOC126734803, translating into MFSLSDATIKQYGGTYQKWWKYCQEKHVSLYNASVFQIMNFLQTLIDNSDCNYSSFNTHRSAISLISLDSIGTNPLLKRFLKGISRKRPQAPRYNYTWDPQPVLKYLGSLEENSLKNVSKKLATLLALITGGRLQTLSLIRLSNIQIKEEKIQIFISDFIKTSLSLKNQPLLNIPFYRDNTKICPATTLIKYIEMTKPLRNPEDFLFITHKKPHKRATKQSISRWVKQALTDSGIDTNIFKPHSTRHSATSAAFRAGISMESICKTAGWSTATSTFAKFYNRPIINSEEFAVKVLNNYSKGK; encoded by the coding sequence ATGTTTTCTCTCTCTGACGCCACTATAAAGCAATATGGCGGCACATACCAAAAATGGTGGAAGTATTGTCAGGAGAAGCACGTTTCTTTATACAATGCatcagtttttcaaataatgaattttttacaaACTCTCATAGACAATTCAGACTGTAACTACAGTAGTTTTAACACCCATCGCTCGGCTATTTCCTTAATTTCCTTGGATAGTATAGGTACAAACCCTttacttaaaagatttttgaaaggtATTTCCAGAAAACGACCTCAAGCCCCACGCTATAACTACACATGGGATCCACAACCAGTTTTGAAATACCTTGGGAGTTTAGAAGAAAATAGtcttaaaaatgtaagcaaAAAACTAGCGACGCTTTTAGCCCTTATAACGGGAGGACGCCTTCAAACTCTATCTTTAATTCGATTgtcaaatatacaaattaaagaagAGAAGATTCAAATCTTCATttcagattttataaaaacttcttTGTCTCTAAAAAATCAACCCCTATTAAACATACCGTTTTATAGAGATAATACTAAAATTTGTCCTGcaacaactttaataaaatatatagaaatgaCAAAACCTTTACGAAACCCAGAGGACTTCCTCTTTATTACTCATAAAAAACCACATAAGAGGGCCACTAAGCAATCAATCTCTAGATGGGTAAAACAAGCCCTTACGGACTCAGGTATAGACACCAACATTTTTAAACCTCATTCAACTAGGCACTCTGCTACTTCGGCAGCCTTTAGGGCAGGTATTTCAATGGAATCGATTTGCAAAACAGCAGGATGGTCTACTGCAACTTCAACTTTTGCAAAATTCTATAACAGGCCGATAATAAACTCGGAGGAATTCGCTGTTAAAGTgctaaataattattctaaaggGAAATAA